The Nitriliruptor alkaliphilus DSM 45188 genome includes a region encoding these proteins:
- a CDS encoding lipase maturation factor family protein, whose amino-acid sequence MEVLSSNGGEAARWLVQRGVALTCLIAFANIVRQWVPLLGTAGLTPVTEVLRERPSLASPSLFHLRYSDRLAVAGGWVGVAVATSLVVGLPQRGPAWLPLVAFLVLWVLYLSYVTVGRIWYAFGWESLLLEATFLAAFLGSDTTAPPLLTLWLLRWLVIRVEVGAGLIKWRGDPCWRALTCLEHHHQTQPLPAPASWWFHHLPLPLHRVEALANHVVQLVVPAALLLPQPVAGAAAVLIVVTQLWLMASGNFSWLNLLTIVLACSALPDAWFAGTPLVTGEVAPTPSWLAVVSVVLAVVVAGLSLRGPVPNLLSPRQRMNASHDPLRLVNSYGAFGSVTKVRYELEIEATADDPDDRHAAWRRYRFAAKPGPVERRPPQVAPRHLRLDWLLWFAAMDPSPLRHRWFEALLRHLLAADPAVLRLLAHDPNGGQRPAAVRVVRERTRFTTPAERRRSGHWWVREDGEQVVPPLRLADGRLTRG is encoded by the coding sequence GTGGAGGTGCTGTCGTCGAACGGTGGTGAGGCGGCCCGCTGGCTCGTGCAGCGGGGCGTGGCGCTCACCTGTCTCATCGCGTTCGCCAACATCGTCCGCCAGTGGGTCCCCCTCCTCGGCACCGCCGGGTTGACGCCGGTCACCGAGGTGCTCCGGGAGCGTCCGAGCCTCGCCTCGCCGTCGTTGTTCCACCTGCGCTACAGCGACCGGCTGGCGGTCGCCGGCGGGTGGGTCGGGGTGGCGGTCGCCACGTCGCTGGTGGTCGGCCTGCCTCAGCGCGGCCCCGCCTGGCTGCCGCTGGTCGCCTTCCTGGTCCTGTGGGTGCTGTACCTGTCGTACGTCACCGTGGGGCGCATCTGGTACGCGTTCGGCTGGGAGTCGCTGCTGCTCGAGGCCACCTTCCTCGCCGCGTTCCTCGGCAGCGACACCACGGCACCCCCGCTGCTGACCCTCTGGCTGTTGCGCTGGCTGGTGATCCGGGTCGAGGTCGGTGCGGGCCTGATCAAGTGGCGAGGTGACCCGTGCTGGCGGGCGCTCACCTGCCTGGAGCACCACCACCAGACCCAACCGCTGCCCGCACCGGCGAGCTGGTGGTTCCACCACCTGCCGTTGCCGCTGCACCGCGTCGAGGCGTTGGCCAACCACGTCGTGCAGCTGGTGGTGCCGGCCGCGCTCCTGCTGCCCCAACCGGTCGCGGGGGCCGCCGCGGTGCTCATCGTGGTGACCCAGCTCTGGCTGATGGCCAGCGGCAACTTCTCCTGGTTGAACCTGCTCACGATCGTGCTGGCGTGCTCGGCCCTGCCCGACGCGTGGTTCGCGGGCACGCCGCTGGTCACGGGGGAGGTGGCGCCGACGCCGTCGTGGCTCGCGGTCGTCAGCGTGGTCCTGGCCGTCGTGGTGGCGGGCCTCAGCCTTCGTGGCCCCGTGCCGAACCTCCTCTCGCCCCGGCAACGGATGAACGCCAGCCACGACCCGTTGCGGTTGGTGAACTCCTACGGGGCGTTCGGCTCCGTCACCAAGGTCCGCTACGAGCTCGAGATCGAGGCGACGGCTGACGACCCGGACGACCGCCATGCGGCCTGGCGGCGCTACCGCTTCGCCGCGAAGCCGGGGCCGGTGGAGCGCCGCCCGCCGCAGGTGGCGCCGCGCCACCTGCGGCTGGACTGGCTGCTGTGGTTCGCGGCGATGGATCCCTCGCCCCTGCGTCACCGCTGGTTCGAGGCGTTGCTGCGCCACCTGCTGGCGGCTGACCCTGCGGTGCTGCGGCTGCTGGCCCACGATCCGAACGGCGGCCAGCGTCCCGCGGCGGTGCGGGTGGTGCGGGAGCGGACGCGGTTCACCACGCCCGCCGAACGGCGCCGGAGCGGTCACTGGTGGGTCCGGGAGGACGGCGAGCAGGTCGTGCCGCCCCTCCGCCTCGCCGACGGCCGGCTCACCCGCGGTTGA
- a CDS encoding succinylglutamate desuccinylase/aspartoacylase family protein — translation MTVDPGARRDLAPPASESYTGDRTTLPMAVLNGVADGPRVFVTAAVHGDELNGIATCRRLLDHVDPATLRGLLVVVPIVNVLGAQLNSRYLPDRRDLNRSFPGSRSGSMAARIARLLIDEVIAGSDIGIDLHTAASHRTNHPQVRLDTTDAVALDAAVAFGAPFVLDAKLRPGSLRAAAGDLGVPVLIYEGGGPSRFDPDPIDVAERGILRVLHRLGMIDQAPAPAHGHPMVLHESRWLRAERGGILELHVRPGERVEAGQPLWDTVSPLGEERAVREAAEEGYVIGATTLPLVQPGQAIVHLALPGDRVPSEDDPTEELEDDEDDEDGPLPA, via the coding sequence GTGACGGTCGACCCCGGGGCCCGACGGGATCTGGCACCGCCGGCCTCCGAGTCCTACACCGGGGACCGGACCACCTTGCCGATGGCCGTGCTCAACGGCGTGGCGGATGGCCCCCGTGTGTTCGTGACCGCCGCGGTCCATGGCGACGAACTCAACGGCATCGCGACCTGCCGCCGGCTGCTCGACCACGTCGATCCCGCGACCCTGCGCGGACTGCTGGTGGTCGTGCCGATCGTCAACGTCCTCGGCGCGCAGCTCAACTCGCGCTACCTGCCCGACCGACGGGACCTGAACCGCAGCTTCCCGGGGTCCCGGAGCGGCTCGATGGCGGCGCGCATCGCGCGGCTGCTGATCGACGAGGTCATCGCTGGCAGCGATATCGGCATCGATCTGCACACCGCGGCCAGCCACCGCACCAACCACCCGCAGGTCCGCCTCGACACCACCGATGCGGTGGCGCTCGACGCGGCGGTGGCGTTCGGGGCCCCGTTCGTCCTCGACGCCAAGCTCCGGCCGGGGTCGCTGCGGGCAGCCGCCGGCGACCTCGGCGTGCCCGTCCTGATCTACGAGGGGGGCGGCCCGTCCCGGTTCGACCCCGATCCGATCGACGTCGCCGAGCGCGGCATCCTGCGTGTGCTGCACCGGCTCGGGATGATCGACCAGGCACCGGCCCCGGCCCACGGCCACCCGATGGTGCTGCACGAATCCCGGTGGCTGCGCGCGGAACGCGGCGGGATCCTCGAGCTGCACGTGCGCCCGGGCGAGCGGGTCGAGGCCGGCCAGCCGCTGTGGGACACCGTCAGCCCCCTCGGCGAGGAGCGCGCGGTCCGCGAGGCCGCCGAGGAGGGCTACGTCATCGGTGCGACCACCCTGCCGCTCGTGCAGCCGGGCCAGGCCATCGTGCACCTGGCGCTACCCGGTGACCGGGTCCCGTCCGAGGACGACCCCACCGAGGAGCTGGAGGACGACGAGGACGACGAGGATGGCCCGCTGCCCGCCTGA
- a CDS encoding TlyA family RNA methyltransferase gives MSSPCSTRSDLPPPRRRLDAELVRRGLVTSRTEAQEAIQAGLVTVDGAPASKAASQVHAGQAVVVAAPPRTYVSRGGSKLAHGLDRFGVDPSGRRCLDAGVSTGGFTDCLRQRGAASVVAYDVGYGQVHDKLRRDPAVEVHERTNVRDLEPQDVPPPAPDLLVADLSFIALRTVLPTLRRLVAADAEALVLVKPQFEAARGEVGKGGVVRDPTVWARVLTEVATAAAEVGWLRFAATASPLLGPAGNVEFLAHLAGGPASSADEVAGAVAAAVAEGIAHRETSP, from the coding sequence GTGAGCTCGCCCTGCTCGACGAGGTCTGACCTGCCTCCGCCGCGCCGGCGCCTCGACGCCGAACTCGTGCGCCGAGGGCTGGTCACGAGCCGGACCGAGGCGCAGGAGGCGATCCAGGCCGGCCTCGTGACCGTCGACGGCGCCCCCGCGTCGAAGGCGGCCAGCCAGGTCCACGCGGGACAGGCGGTCGTCGTGGCGGCACCGCCGCGTACCTACGTGTCACGCGGGGGAAGCAAGCTCGCGCACGGCCTCGACCGGTTCGGGGTCGACCCGTCGGGTCGCCGGTGCCTGGACGCCGGCGTGTCGACCGGGGGTTTCACCGACTGTCTGCGGCAGCGCGGCGCCGCCTCCGTGGTGGCCTACGACGTCGGGTACGGCCAGGTCCACGACAAGCTCCGACGCGATCCGGCCGTCGAGGTCCACGAGCGGACCAACGTGCGTGACCTCGAACCGCAGGACGTGCCGCCGCCAGCGCCGGACCTGCTCGTCGCGGACCTGTCCTTCATCGCCCTGCGGACGGTCCTGCCGACGCTGCGGCGCCTGGTCGCGGCCGACGCCGAGGCCCTGGTGCTGGTCAAGCCGCAGTTCGAAGCCGCGAGGGGGGAGGTCGGCAAGGGCGGGGTCGTGCGCGACCCGACGGTGTGGGCCCGGGTCCTGACCGAGGTCGCCACTGCCGCGGCGGAGGTCGGCTGGCTACGGTTCGCTGCGACCGCCTCACCACTGCTCGGCCCGGCGGGCAACGTCGAGTTCCTGGCGCACCTGGCCGGTGGTCCCGCGTCGAGCGCGGACGAGGTGGCCGGGGCGGTCGCCGCTGCCGTCGCGGAAGGCATCGCACACCGCGAGACGTCGCCGTGA
- a CDS encoding NAD(+)/NADH kinase — protein sequence MKVGLIVHAGREGTLHAAADAARTLNDLGIDVVATAGAAEDAPDVEGVAAVPAEGFADGLDLAVSFGGDGTFLRAAHLCREAEVPVLGVNLGRLGFLAEVELDDMGPALRAVAEGRFRVEPRLTLEVEVVGPEGDVLGSGWALNEVAVEKTERHRLLLMDVHVDGTLFAKVPADALIVATATGSTAYALSAGGPIVSPHLDTVLVVPVAPHSLFDRTYVAAPDETIRVDLLPDQARALVSCDGREPIPAPPGSHVTARGHGRPVLIARVGVSDFPTLVRRKFGLR from the coding sequence GTGAAGGTCGGTTTGATCGTCCACGCGGGCCGCGAGGGCACCTTGCACGCGGCCGCCGACGCCGCCCGGACCCTGAACGACCTCGGCATCGACGTGGTGGCCACGGCGGGTGCCGCCGAGGACGCTCCCGACGTCGAGGGCGTCGCTGCCGTGCCGGCGGAGGGGTTCGCCGATGGGCTCGACCTGGCCGTGTCCTTCGGTGGCGACGGCACCTTCCTGCGGGCGGCGCACCTGTGCCGTGAGGCCGAGGTCCCGGTCCTCGGGGTCAACCTCGGGCGCCTGGGCTTCCTCGCCGAGGTCGAGCTCGACGACATGGGCCCGGCGCTGCGCGCCGTCGCTGAGGGACGGTTCCGGGTCGAGCCCCGCCTCACGCTCGAGGTCGAGGTGGTCGGACCGGAGGGGGATGTGCTCGGCAGCGGTTGGGCGCTCAACGAGGTCGCCGTCGAGAAGACCGAACGCCACCGTCTGCTGCTGATGGACGTGCACGTGGACGGCACGCTGTTCGCCAAGGTCCCGGCGGACGCCCTGATCGTCGCGACGGCCACGGGATCGACCGCGTACGCGCTGTCGGCCGGCGGTCCGATCGTCTCGCCGCACCTCGACACGGTCCTGGTCGTCCCGGTCGCCCCGCACTCGCTGTTCGACCGGACCTACGTGGCGGCCCCGGACGAGACGATCCGGGTCGACCTGCTGCCCGATCAGGCCAGGGCCCTGGTCTCGTGCGATGGCCGTGAACCGATCCCGGCGCCACCGGGGTCCCACGTCACGGCCCGCGGTCACGGCCGGCCGGTGCTGATCGCTCGGGTCGGGGTCTCCGACTTCCCGACCCTCGTGCGCCGCAAGTTCGGTCTGCGCTGA
- a CDS encoding MBL fold metallo-hydrolase, translated as MSETDGEEHTDPSEPVADPPPIERYDDGVIAIDTLTGGMTSVTAGYLLDAPRPTLIECGPARSVANVIAGLRSLGMDPDDLAYLVLTHIHLDHAGGAGDVAAAFPNATIVVSEVGARHLHDPSRLNASAGRVYGALYDTVYGACTPIEAGRLRGVADGDRLDLGGGRELELLYTPGHAKHHVGVHDSGTDAIFSGDSVGVKLPGMTHIRPATPPADFHLGAALASLQRYVDRAPSRVYLAHYGPVDPPADALEEAIERLRLWAATAEAAYHDEVSAAARDAIAGGPTGTELDHVAETLRRRFADELDVGQIEGDPHAQDRVDLLSSYESNAAGLVRYFTRRDAGTLTEVG; from the coding sequence GTGAGCGAAACCGACGGCGAGGAGCACACGGACCCGTCCGAGCCGGTGGCCGACCCCCCACCGATCGAGCGGTACGACGACGGCGTGATCGCCATCGACACGCTGACCGGCGGCATGACCTCGGTCACGGCCGGCTACCTGCTGGATGCCCCCCGCCCGACCCTGATCGAGTGCGGGCCGGCCCGCTCGGTGGCCAACGTGATCGCCGGTCTGCGGTCGCTCGGGATGGACCCGGACGACCTCGCCTACCTGGTGCTCACCCACATCCACCTCGACCACGCCGGTGGGGCGGGGGACGTGGCGGCCGCCTTCCCGAACGCGACCATCGTGGTCAGCGAGGTGGGCGCGCGCCACCTCCACGACCCCTCGCGGCTGAACGCGTCGGCGGGCCGGGTGTACGGCGCGTTGTACGACACGGTGTACGGCGCCTGCACGCCGATCGAGGCGGGGCGTCTCCGCGGGGTCGCCGACGGCGACCGGCTCGATCTCGGCGGTGGCCGGGAGCTCGAACTGCTGTACACCCCCGGACACGCCAAGCACCACGTCGGCGTGCACGACAGCGGCACGGACGCGATCTTCTCGGGGGACTCGGTCGGGGTGAAGCTGCCCGGGATGACCCACATCCGGCCGGCGACACCACCGGCGGACTTCCACCTCGGGGCGGCCCTGGCCTCCCTCCAGCGGTACGTCGACCGGGCACCGTCACGCGTGTACCTCGCGCACTACGGCCCGGTCGATCCTCCCGCGGACGCCCTCGAGGAGGCGATCGAACGCCTGCGCCTGTGGGCGGCGACCGCCGAGGCGGCCTACCACGACGAGGTGAGCGCCGCGGCCCGGGACGCCATCGCAGGCGGTCCCACCGGGACCGAGCTCGACCACGTGGCCGAGACGCTGCGACGCCGGTTCGCCGACGAGCTCGACGTCGGCCAGATCGAGGGCGACCCGCACGCGCAGGACCGGGTCGATCTGCTGTCGAGCTACGAGTCCAACGCGGCCGGGCTCGTGCGCTACTTCACCCGCCGGGACGCCGGGACGCTCACCGAGGTCGGCTGA
- the recN gene encoding DNA repair protein RecN, whose amino-acid sequence MLEELAITGLGVIEQATLELSPGLTVVTGETGAGKTLVVTALELLLGARADTSLVRTGVSTAIASAVVRPVPAGAEAWVDADADELIVSRELRAEGRSRARVAGTLAPVSALAEVLGRHVEVHAQHEHVRLARPEVQRALLDRSAGDPHARTLARYRGAHTRWRELSDRRDRLAADARERARELDRLRAEVAEIDEAALDADADASIDLDLELLANAEDLQLGAVEAAAALGAEGAGEPLGVAVAALRRLAVDDPALVDLTARADALAAEATELAVDVRTYGEDVDADPERLADLQARKAVLQALTRKYGSDVAAVLAYAEEARARLAVLEAAEADAGDLDDRVAATHAEVAALADDVRRGRRHAADALATTVDGHLADLGMPHASFQVEVEPLDGGELTADGGDRVTFLLAPNPGEPPRPIAQAASGGERSRVSLAVEVALADVDEVEVLVFDEVDAGIGGATAMAVGEKLARLTTGAEGRPRQVLCVTHLAQLAAFADVHHVVEKGLSGGRTVTTTRRVAEDDRVAELARMLGGEATAAAGLEHARELLSRATERRAS is encoded by the coding sequence GTGCTCGAGGAGCTGGCGATCACCGGCCTCGGTGTCATCGAGCAGGCCACGCTCGAGCTGTCGCCCGGTCTGACGGTGGTCACCGGGGAGACCGGGGCCGGCAAGACCCTCGTGGTCACCGCCCTCGAGCTGCTCCTCGGCGCTCGGGCGGACACCTCCCTGGTCCGCACGGGGGTGAGCACCGCGATCGCCAGCGCGGTGGTCCGTCCCGTGCCGGCCGGTGCGGAGGCCTGGGTCGACGCCGACGCGGACGAGCTGATCGTGTCCCGGGAGCTGCGCGCCGAGGGCCGCAGCCGGGCACGGGTGGCCGGCACGCTCGCCCCGGTGTCGGCGCTCGCCGAGGTCCTCGGCCGCCACGTGGAGGTGCACGCCCAGCACGAGCACGTCCGCCTCGCACGGCCCGAGGTGCAGCGGGCGCTGCTCGACCGCTCAGCCGGTGATCCGCACGCCCGCACCCTGGCCCGGTACCGCGGCGCGCACACCCGGTGGCGCGAGCTGTCGGACCGTCGTGACCGCCTCGCCGCCGACGCACGCGAGCGGGCGCGCGAGCTCGATCGTCTCCGTGCGGAGGTGGCCGAGATCGACGAGGCCGCGCTCGATGCCGATGCCGACGCGTCCATCGACCTCGATCTGGAACTGCTCGCCAACGCCGAGGATCTGCAGCTCGGCGCCGTCGAGGCGGCGGCCGCCCTCGGTGCCGAGGGCGCGGGCGAGCCGCTCGGTGTCGCCGTCGCGGCCCTGCGCCGCCTCGCGGTCGACGATCCGGCGCTCGTGGACCTGACCGCCCGGGCCGACGCCCTCGCCGCCGAGGCCACCGAGCTCGCGGTCGACGTGCGGACCTACGGCGAGGACGTCGACGCCGACCCCGAACGCCTCGCCGACCTCCAAGCCCGCAAAGCCGTCCTCCAGGCCCTGACGCGCAAGTACGGCTCGGACGTCGCGGCCGTCCTCGCCTACGCCGAGGAGGCCCGTGCACGCCTGGCGGTGCTGGAGGCCGCTGAGGCGGACGCGGGCGACCTCGACGACCGTGTCGCCGCCACCCACGCCGAGGTGGCCGCGCTCGCCGACGACGTGCGCCGTGGCCGACGTCACGCCGCCGACGCACTCGCCACGACGGTCGACGGGCACCTCGCCGACCTCGGGATGCCGCACGCCAGCTTCCAGGTCGAGGTCGAGCCGCTGGACGGCGGCGAGCTCACCGCCGACGGTGGCGACCGTGTCACCTTCCTGCTCGCCCCCAACCCGGGCGAGCCTCCCCGCCCGATCGCACAGGCCGCGTCGGGTGGCGAACGGTCGCGGGTCTCGTTGGCGGTCGAGGTGGCCCTGGCGGACGTCGACGAGGTCGAGGTGCTGGTGTTCGACGAGGTCGATGCGGGCATCGGCGGGGCCACCGCCATGGCCGTGGGCGAGAAGCTCGCACGGCTGACCACCGGCGCGGAGGGCCGGCCGCGTCAGGTCCTGTGCGTGACCCACCTGGCTCAGCTCGCCGCGTTCGCCGACGTGCATCACGTGGTCGAGAAGGGCCTCAGCGGTGGCCGAACGGTGACCACGACCCGTCGGGTGGCCGAGGACGACCGGGTCGCCGAGCTCGCTCGGATGCTCGGTGGCGAGGCCACCGCGGCGGCGGGGCTCGAGCACGCTCGCGAGCTGCTGTCCCGGGCGACGGAGCGGCGCGCCAGCTGA
- a CDS encoding dihydrofolate reductase family protein, with the protein MRRLVPGPLDLDLDAVYQGLVLASPPPAADRASVALGMVASVDGAVALDGTSGGLGGEGDRRAFLRLRDACDAILVGAGTVRAEDYGPPRAPAARAAAREAAGLAPAPQLLVVTGRAALDPSARLFTAERDPGVPPPVVVTSSTAPGEAVASLAEVAQVATFGRDAVDLAAVLRWCHERGLRRVLCEGGPALNGALLAGGLVDEVFVTLAPVLVGGDAARIVRGPHLAPVDLELSEVHEHDGELLLRYRTSDPSTD; encoded by the coding sequence ATGCGGCGCCTCGTGCCCGGCCCCCTCGATCTCGACCTCGACGCGGTGTACCAGGGCCTCGTGCTCGCGAGCCCCCCGCCCGCCGCGGACCGCGCGAGCGTCGCCCTCGGCATGGTGGCCTCGGTCGACGGCGCCGTCGCCCTCGACGGCACCTCCGGCGGGCTCGGCGGCGAGGGCGACCGTCGTGCCTTCCTGCGGCTGCGGGACGCGTGCGACGCGATCCTGGTGGGGGCGGGCACGGTCCGCGCCGAGGACTACGGGCCACCCCGTGCGCCGGCGGCCCGCGCGGCTGCCCGCGAGGCGGCCGGCCTGGCGCCCGCACCGCAGCTGCTGGTGGTGACCGGTCGCGCGGCCCTCGACCCGTCGGCGCGGTTGTTCACCGCCGAACGCGACCCGGGGGTCCCGCCGCCGGTGGTCGTCACCTCGTCGACGGCACCCGGCGAGGCGGTCGCCAGCTTGGCCGAGGTGGCGCAGGTGGCGACCTTCGGTCGTGACGCGGTCGACCTGGCTGCGGTGCTGCGTTGGTGCCACGAGCGCGGGCTCCGGCGGGTGCTGTGCGAGGGCGGGCCGGCCCTGAACGGTGCGCTGCTCGCCGGTGGGTTGGTGGACGAGGTGTTCGTCACCCTGGCGCCGGTCCTGGTCGGCGGCGACGCCGCGCGCATCGTCCGCGGACCGCACCTGGCCCCCGTCGACCTCGAGCTGAGCGAGGTCCACGAGCACGACGGGGAGCTGCTGCTCCGCTACCGGACGAGCGACCCGTCGACCGACTGA
- a CDS encoding phasin family protein: protein MNKALQRYLDAASGITNLTTNKAEQVVKGLVRSGEAAGDQAESMVKDLLERQQRNREAVVALVKSETTRAVRAMGLATGNEVERLQKQVADLKRELTRVEREAAAAERAAKQATAKKTTGKKSTAKKATAKKATAKKATAKKATAKKATAKKATAKKATAKKSTAKKATAKKTSGS from the coding sequence GTGAACAAGGCCCTACAGCGGTACCTGGACGCAGCGTCCGGGATCACCAACCTGACCACCAACAAGGCGGAGCAGGTCGTCAAGGGTCTGGTCCGTTCCGGCGAGGCTGCCGGCGACCAGGCCGAGTCGATGGTCAAGGACCTCCTCGAGCGCCAGCAGCGCAACCGCGAGGCGGTCGTCGCCCTGGTCAAGTCCGAGACGACGCGGGCGGTCCGCGCGATGGGGCTGGCCACCGGCAACGAGGTGGAACGGCTGCAGAAGCAGGTCGCCGACCTCAAGCGGGAACTGACGCGCGTGGAGCGTGAGGCGGCGGCGGCCGAGCGGGCGGCGAAGCAGGCCACCGCGAAGAAGACCACGGGCAAGAAGTCGACGGCGAAGAAGGCCACGGCGAAGAAGGCCACGGCCAAGAAGGCCACGGCGAAGAAGGCCACGGCCAAGAAGGCCACGGCCAAGAAGGCCACGGCCAAGAAGGCCACGGCCAAGAAGTCGACGGCGAAGAAGGCCACGGCGAAGAAGACGTCCGGCTCGTGA
- a CDS encoding ATP-dependent zinc protease family protein translates to MATAPTPEPTQASTTASTTRHAPAVFGWREHVDIPGWGIRRLRAKLDTGARTSALHVEDFEEIEPDGATGWGSEEEGGLPLVRFHVLTGPRAAPRRMEVTTPVVGHTVIRDTRARPEQRPIVRARVICGPLDREIEISLTDRTGMNFRLLLGRLALEGAALVDPAHGFRVTDPPRRPLRPDLEDRE, encoded by the coding sequence GTGGCCACCGCACCGACGCCCGAGCCGACCCAGGCATCCACGACCGCGTCCACGACGCGTCACGCCCCGGCCGTGTTCGGCTGGCGCGAACACGTGGACATCCCCGGGTGGGGCATCCGACGTCTGCGCGCCAAGCTCGACACCGGCGCACGGACATCGGCGCTGCACGTGGAGGACTTCGAGGAGATCGAGCCCGACGGGGCGACCGGCTGGGGGTCCGAGGAGGAGGGCGGCCTCCCGCTCGTCCGCTTCCACGTCCTCACCGGACCCCGAGCCGCGCCGCGGCGTATGGAGGTCACCACCCCCGTCGTCGGCCACACCGTCATCCGCGACACGCGCGCCCGTCCCGAGCAGCGCCCCATCGTCCGTGCCCGGGTGATCTGTGGTCCGCTCGACCGCGAGATCGAGATCAGTCTCACCGACCGGACCGGGATGAACTTCCGCCTGCTGCTCGGCCGTCTGGCGCTGGAGGGCGCCGCGCTGGTCGACCCGGCGCACGGCTTCCGCGTGACCGATCCACCACGCCGTCCCCTCCGTCCCGACCTGGAGGACCGCGAGTGA
- a CDS encoding rhomboid family intramembrane serine protease: MVLPVGDVNPTRRRAVVTWLLLLTNLAVFLLLQAPQDGCDEVAFVYRFSVVPRELTGLSALSAGELEALLGPCASAATGKSVALSLVTAMFLHGNLGHLLGNMLFLWVFGNNVEDRLGRVRFVIFYLVGGAAATVAFAALNPGESTPLLGASGAIAAILGAYLLLFPRATVLTYAPFPLYLLALVIPAARIRAFFLIFAIVTLPAWLVLGGWFVLQAFAARSALSSAVAYEAHVAGFVAGIVLLLLLDRRRSSRGQVPFHPPRPR, translated from the coding sequence GTGGTCCTCCCGGTCGGTGACGTCAACCCCACCCGGCGGCGCGCCGTGGTCACGTGGCTGCTCCTGCTGACCAACCTCGCCGTCTTCCTCCTGCTCCAGGCGCCGCAGGACGGGTGCGACGAGGTCGCGTTCGTCTACCGCTTCAGCGTCGTGCCGCGCGAACTGACGGGACTGTCCGCCCTGTCGGCGGGTGAGCTCGAGGCGCTCCTCGGACCGTGCGCGAGCGCCGCGACGGGCAAGTCGGTGGCGTTGTCGCTGGTGACCGCCATGTTCCTCCACGGCAACCTCGGCCACCTGCTCGGCAACATGCTGTTCCTGTGGGTCTTCGGCAACAACGTCGAGGACCGCCTCGGCCGGGTGCGGTTCGTGATCTTCTACCTGGTCGGCGGCGCGGCTGCGACCGTCGCGTTCGCGGCGCTCAACCCCGGCGAGAGCACCCCGCTGCTGGGCGCCTCCGGGGCCATCGCGGCCATCCTCGGGGCCTACCTGCTGCTGTTCCCGCGGGCGACCGTGCTGACCTACGCGCCCTTCCCCCTCTACCTGCTGGCCCTGGTCATCCCGGCGGCGCGCATCCGGGCGTTCTTCCTGATCTTCGCGATCGTCACCCTGCCGGCGTGGCTGGTCCTCGGCGGCTGGTTCGTGTTGCAGGCGTTCGCTGCGAGGTCGGCGTTGTCGAGCGCGGTGGCCTACGAGGCCCACGTGGCCGGCTTCGTCGCGGGCATCGTCCTGCTGCTGCTGCTCGATCGTCGTCGTTCCTCGCGCGGCCAGGTCCCCTTCCACCCACCGCGACCTCGCTAG
- a CDS encoding SCP2 sterol-binding domain-containing protein: MATVEEVDEILGELLKRLGDLDPSTRSLMPSNRTVEARCPDLELVRYASWRNGQLKVLDEPPPRRADIRISVMSDDLLALHRGELTFARAYSSNRVRLDASMTDLLRLRAIL; the protein is encoded by the coding sequence GTGGCGACGGTCGAGGAGGTGGACGAGATCCTCGGCGAGCTGCTGAAGCGTCTCGGCGACCTCGACCCGAGCACCCGGTCGCTCATGCCGTCGAACCGCACCGTCGAGGCCCGCTGCCCCGACCTCGAGCTGGTCCGGTACGCGAGCTGGCGGAACGGGCAGCTGAAGGTCCTCGACGAACCACCTCCGCGCCGGGCCGACATCCGGATCTCGGTGATGTCCGACGACCTGCTCGCCCTCCACCGTGGCGAGCTGACCTTCGCGCGGGCCTACTCCTCGAACCGTGTCCGGTTGGACGCCTCGATGACCGACCTGCTCCGGCTGCGCGCCATCCTGTGA